Proteins from one Triticum aestivum cultivar Chinese Spring chromosome 7A, IWGSC CS RefSeq v2.1, whole genome shotgun sequence genomic window:
- the LOC123152943 gene encoding putative invertase inhibitor, with protein sequence MEKSAKRKQIEKFMKLIVQQLTPYTRHPRLRSGQTESTIKTDNMASFSSSSTSVITVLLLLLPVLLAPPASAVPVLAACKTVGGGSTYFDVTFCLEALGSVGGGGLYRDLAAAAVGLLAANATSTEAKIGRQLGESGVKIKAGDAALARPLRSCLSLYGGIVHGGPACAAAVKGGKFGDATAILEKAAAAAKECEDGFRRSNAASPLTAEDDDAFKLAKLGVALLGFA encoded by the coding sequence ATGGAAAAGTCCGCAAAAAGGAAGCAAATCGAAAAGTTTATGAAATTAATCGTCCAACAACTCACACCTTATACTAGACACCCGAGGCTGAGGTCTGGGCAGACTGAATCCACCATCAAAACTGACAATAtggcttccttctcctcttcctctactAGCGTGATCACCGTCCTCTTGCTGCTCTTGCCCGTCCTCCTTGCGCCGCCGGCGAGTGCCGTCCCTGTACTTGCCGCATGCAAGACCGTCGGCGGCGGGAGCACCTACTTCGACGTCACGTTCTGCCTGGAGGCCCTAGGCTCCGTCGGCGGTGGCGGTCTCTACCGAGAcctcgccgccgctgccgtggGCCTCCTCGCTGCCAACGCCACCAGCACGGAGGCCAAGATCGGCCGTCAGCTTGGGGAGAGCGGCGTGAAGATTAAGGCGGGGGACGCGGCCCTGGCGCGGCCCCTCCGGTCGTGCCTGTCGCTGTACGGCGGTATAGTGCACGGTGGGCCTGCGTGCGCTGCCGCGGTCAAGGGCGGGAAGTTCGGCGATGCGACGGCGATCCTGGAGAAGGCAGCGGCCGCAGCGAAGGAGTGCGAGGACGGGTTCAGGAGGAGCAACGCGGCTTCGCCGCTGACGGCGGAGGACGATGACGCGTTCAAGCTCGCAAAGCTCGGCGTCGCGTTGCTCGGTTTCGCTTGA